A portion of the Meriones unguiculatus strain TT.TT164.6M chromosome 14, Bangor_MerUng_6.1, whole genome shotgun sequence genome contains these proteins:
- the LOC132647077 gene encoding interferon lambda-2-like, translating into MRPETAGGHVLLQLLLLLAAVLTRTSANPVPRATRLPPEAKECHLDRFKSLSPQETQAFKKAKDALEEWLLKKDVRCSSRLFPRAWDLQQLQVQERPKALQAELELTLKVLENMADTALGTVLDQPLYTLSHIHSQLQTCTQPQPTAEPRPPSRRLSRWLHRLQEAQRKETPGCLEASVTFNLFRLLIRDLRCVASGDQCV; encoded by the exons ATGAGGCCAG AAACAGCTGGGGGCCACGTGCTcctacagctgctgctgctgctggccgcGGTGCTGACCAGAACCAGCGCTAACCCTGTCCCCAGGGCCACCAGGCTCCCACCAGAAGCAAAGGAGTGCCACCTCGACAGGTTCAAGTCCCTGTCCCCTCAGGAGACGCAGGCCTTCAAGAAGGCCAAGGACGCCCTT GAAGAGTGGCTGCTTAAGAAGGATGTCAGGTGCAGCTCCCGCCTCTTCCCCAGGGCCTGGGACCTGCAGCAGCTGCAG GTCCAGGAACGCCCCAAGGCCTTGCAGGCTGAGCTGGAGCTGACTCTGAAGGTCTTGGAGAACATGGCTGACACAGCCCTGGGCACCGTCCTGGACCAGCCTCTCTACACACTGAGCCACATCCACTCCCAGCTGCAGACCTGT ACACAGCCTCAGCCCACAGCAGAGCCCAGGCCCCCAAGCCGCCGCCTCTCCCGCTGGCTGCACAGGCTCCAGGAGGCCCAGAGGAAG GAGACCCCCGGCTGCCTGGAGGCCTCTGTCACCTTCAACCTGTTCCGCCTGCTCATAAGGGACCTCAGGTGTGTGGCCAGCGGAGACCAGTGCGTCTGA